The Henckelia pumila isolate YLH828 unplaced genomic scaffold, ASM3356847v2 CTG_461:::fragment_3, whole genome shotgun sequence genome window below encodes:
- the LOC140872295 gene encoding non-functional NADPH-dependent codeinone reductase 2-like — MTDASQGPFFVPPIPTVGLPGGKELPALGIGTSSCSKILDPSSAKSAILDAIGLGYTHFQTEVSSFLEQPVGEAVAEALENGSVGSREEFFITSKIRFKDGTDSDSIVPNLKKSLETLKLESVDIFLVEYDKEDGEFSVTDFMLAWKEMEECQSLGLAKLIGVCNFSAKMLQSLFNSAVTIPSVNQVGMQEMWREKELREFCAANNITIVVSSAVDGEDKDFEYTQFLESEGFKIEQGSNVKKLAQVYFKWAYDQGAALLLESLDEKLIRDMLDIFK; from the exons ATGACTGATGCTTCGCAAGGCCCTTTTTTCGTCCCGCCAATTCCAACGGTGGGACTTCCTGGAGGCAAAGAATTGCCTGCACTTGGGATTGGAACATCATCCTGTTCAAAAATACTCGATCCATCTTCCGCGAAATCTGCGATTCTTGACGCCATTGGCCTTGGCTACACACATTTTCAAACTGAAGTTTCTTCCTTTTTGGAGCAGCCAGTCGGAGAAGCGGTAGCCGAGGCCCTGGAAAATGGGTCTGTAGGATCCAGAGAAGAGTTCTTCATCACTTCCAAGATTCGGTTCAAAGACGGTACTGATTCTGATTCCATCGTCCCGAATCTGAAGAAATCACTCGA GACACTGAAACTGGAATCCGTGGACATCTTTCTGGTTGAATATGACAAAGAAGATGGGGAATTTTCAGTTACTGATTTCATGTTAGCATGGAAAGAGATGGAAGAATGCCAATCACTTGGATTAGCAAAGCTTATCGGAGTATGCAACTTCTCTGCCAAAATGCTGCAAAGTCTATTTAACTCTGCAGTAACCATTCCCAGCGTGAATCAG GTTGGGATGCAAGAGATGTGGAGAGAGAAGGAGCTTAGGGAATTCTGCGCAGCAAACAATATCACCATTGTTGTTTCCTCTGCTGTCGATGGGGAAGACAAAGATTTTGAGTACACTCAGTTTTTGGAGTCGGAAGGTTTCAAGATTGAACAAGGGAGTAATGTAAAGAAACTTGCTCAG GTTTATTTCAAATGGGCATACGATCAAGGCGCAGCTCTATTGCTCGAGAGCTTAGACGAGAAGCTGATAAGGGATATGCTCGACATCTTTAAATAA